From Cricetulus griseus strain 17A/GY chromosome 1 unlocalized genomic scaffold, alternate assembly CriGri-PICRH-1.0 chr1_0, whole genome shotgun sequence, a single genomic window includes:
- the Nras gene encoding GTPase NRas: protein MTEYKLVVVGAGGVGKSALTIQLIQNHFVDEYDPTIEDSYRKQVVIDGETCLLDILDTAGQEEYSAMRDQYMRTGEGFLCVFAINNSKSFADINLYREQIKRVKDSDDVPMVLVGNKCDLPTRTVDTKQAHELAKSYGIPFIETSAKTRQGVEDAFYTLVREIRQYRMKKLNSNDDGTQGCMGLPCVVM, encoded by the exons ATGACTGAGTACAAACTGGTGGTGGTTGGAGCAGGTGGTGTTGGGAAAAGTGCTTTGACAATCCAGTTAATCCAGAACCACTTTGTGGATGAATATGATCCCACCATAGAG GATTCTTACCGAAAACAAGTGGTAATTGATGGTGAGACTTGTCTGTTGGACATACTGGACACAGCTGGACAAGAGGAGTACAGTGCCATGAGAGACCAATACATGAGGACAGGCGAAGGATTCCTCTGTGTATTTGCCATCAACAATAGCAAATCATTTGCAGATATTAACCTCTACAG AGAGCAGATTAAACGAGtgaaagactctgatgatgtGCCTATGGTGCTGGTCGGGAACAAATGTGACTTGCCAACAAGGACAGTTGACACAAAGCAAGCCCATGAGCTGGCCAAGAGTTATGGAATTCCATTCATTGAAACCTCAGCCAAGACCCGACAG ggTGTGGAAGATGCCTTTTACACACTAGTAAGGGAGATACGCCAGTACCGAATGAAAAAGCTCAACAGCAATGATGATGGCACTCAAGGTTGTATGGGGTTGCCCTGTGTGGTAATGTAA